Proteins co-encoded in one Kutzneria chonburiensis genomic window:
- a CDS encoding ester cyclase, which translates to MDEVQTLIRYFLTGEESLLAQVVADDHHDHVSGQVGPDIYRTVRGWLTASFGDLAIDLRAVGVDGELVLAWWVVRGRHTGNAFPQLAHGRVPEGRPVSWPAVHVFRLADGRFVEHWAVRDDLGLLRQLGAAGDQA; encoded by the coding sequence ATGGACGAGGTGCAGACGCTGATCCGGTACTTCCTGACCGGGGAGGAGTCGCTGCTGGCCCAGGTCGTCGCCGACGACCACCACGACCACGTGAGCGGTCAGGTCGGCCCGGACATCTATCGCACCGTGCGCGGCTGGCTCACGGCGAGCTTCGGCGACCTCGCGATCGATCTGCGGGCAGTTGGTGTCGACGGTGAGCTGGTGCTGGCCTGGTGGGTCGTGCGCGGACGGCACACCGGCAACGCGTTTCCGCAGCTGGCTCACGGGCGGGTCCCCGAAGGGCGGCCCGTGAGCTGGCCCGCCGTGCACGTGTTTCGGTTGGCCGACGGGAGGTTCGTCGAGCACTGGGCTGTCCGCGACGACCTCGGTCTGCTCCGGCAGCTCGGTGCGGCGGGTGACCAGGCCTGA
- a CDS encoding AAA family ATPase — MSEPVVTEGTPPNTPARDAQLLERTVFEVKRVIVGQDRLVERMLVGLLAKGHLLLEGVPGVAKTLAVETFAKVVGGSFSRVQFTPDLVPADILGTRIYRQSSESFDVELGPVVANFVLADEINRAPAKVQSAMLEVMAERHVSIGGKTFPMPDPFLVLATQNPIENEGVYPLPEAQRDRFLFKIVVEYPTAEEEREIVYRMGVTPPQPQQVLGTDELVRLQDVAAKVFVHHALVDYVVRLVLATRSPGDHGLTDVAGWVAYGASPRASLGIVAAARALALVRGRDYVLPQDVVDVVPDVLRHRLVLSYDALADGVPLDHIVARVLQTVPLPQVSARPQGGQPMTGPQVQQQQPFQPHLGPMQPPAPVGRP, encoded by the coding sequence GTGAGCGAGCCCGTTGTCACCGAGGGCACGCCGCCGAACACGCCGGCTCGGGACGCCCAGCTGCTCGAGCGCACGGTGTTCGAGGTCAAGCGGGTGATCGTCGGCCAGGACCGGCTGGTCGAGCGCATGCTCGTCGGCCTGCTGGCCAAGGGCCACCTACTGCTGGAGGGCGTGCCCGGCGTGGCCAAGACGCTCGCCGTGGAGACCTTCGCCAAGGTGGTGGGCGGCAGCTTCAGCCGGGTGCAGTTCACCCCGGACCTGGTGCCGGCCGACATCCTCGGCACCCGGATCTACCGCCAGTCCAGCGAGTCCTTCGACGTGGAGCTGGGCCCGGTTGTGGCCAACTTCGTGCTGGCCGACGAGATCAACCGCGCGCCGGCCAAGGTGCAGTCGGCGATGCTCGAGGTGATGGCCGAGCGGCACGTGTCGATCGGCGGCAAGACCTTCCCGATGCCCGACCCGTTCCTGGTGCTGGCCACCCAGAACCCCATCGAGAACGAGGGTGTCTACCCGCTGCCCGAGGCCCAGCGCGACCGGTTCCTCTTCAAGATCGTCGTGGAGTACCCGACGGCCGAGGAGGAGCGCGAGATCGTCTACCGGATGGGCGTCACCCCGCCGCAGCCGCAGCAGGTGCTCGGCACCGACGAGCTGGTCCGGCTGCAGGACGTGGCGGCCAAGGTCTTCGTGCACCACGCGCTGGTGGACTACGTGGTCCGGCTGGTGCTGGCCACCCGCTCGCCCGGCGACCACGGCCTGACCGACGTGGCCGGCTGGGTCGCCTACGGCGCGTCGCCGCGTGCCAGCCTGGGCATCGTGGCCGCCGCCCGTGCGCTCGCGCTGGTCCGCGGCCGCGACTACGTGCTGCCGCAGGACGTGGTGGACGTGGTGCCGGACGTGCTGCGGCACCGCCTCGTGCTGTCGTACGACGCGCTGGCCGACGGCGTGCCGCTGGACCACATCGTGGCCCGCGTGCTTCAGACCGTGCCGCTGCCGCAGGTGTCGGCGCGGCCGCAGGGCGGCCAGCCGATGACCGGCCCGCAGGTCCAGCAGCAGCAGCCGTTCCAGCCGCACCTCGGGCCGATGCAGCCGCCCGCGCCGGTCGGTAGGCCGTGA
- a CDS encoding ATP-binding protein — MPGFTTDPAVEPICRRLDGLPLAIELAAPWLRVLSPQQLLDRCHTLLTDGPHDSPARQRTLDATLNWSYELLDARQRTLFANLAVFVGGCTEAAAAAVCDATLGELASLVDLSLLTVSGQRFGMLETVHDYATRLDDSSPDRHAAYFLDLVEHIELVGPGELDHRETLDRERANIHRAIGHAVAARDVSACMTFARRLWRYRPLNAWLPTIVDVVGEDPELCLWAGMVARSRDDHPLAKKLFHTCIAACDATLWNTRVAAEHNLGVTYFEEGDYQRAAELERAALAAARSVNSGYGVPFGLVSLGDVEWAMGDLAAARACYREGLTLFEQLGHNAGISHAQTGLGRVALRCGDTAEAAERYRAGLAAGGDPVFAVECLETLADLVGPAEATDLRARAAVLREDDETL; from the coding sequence GTGCCCGGATTCACCACCGACCCGGCCGTCGAACCGATCTGCCGACGGCTGGACGGCCTGCCGCTGGCCATCGAGCTGGCCGCGCCCTGGCTGCGAGTTCTTTCCCCGCAACAACTTCTGGACCGGTGCCACACCCTGCTCACCGACGGGCCGCACGACAGCCCGGCCCGCCAGCGCACCCTGGACGCAACGCTCAACTGGAGCTATGAGCTGCTCGATGCCCGCCAGCGCACGCTGTTCGCGAACCTGGCGGTGTTCGTCGGCGGGTGCACCGAGGCGGCGGCCGCCGCCGTGTGCGACGCGACGCTGGGGGAGTTGGCCTCGCTCGTGGACCTGAGCCTGCTGACCGTGTCCGGCCAGCGCTTCGGCATGCTTGAGACCGTTCACGACTACGCGACCCGGCTCGACGACTCCTCACCGGACCGGCATGCAGCCTACTTCCTCGATCTGGTCGAGCACATCGAACTCGTCGGCCCGGGCGAGCTGGACCACCGGGAGACGTTGGACCGCGAGCGGGCCAACATCCATCGCGCCATCGGGCACGCGGTCGCGGCGCGAGACGTGTCGGCGTGCATGACCTTCGCTCGGCGACTCTGGCGCTACCGACCGCTCAACGCCTGGCTGCCCACCATTGTCGACGTGGTCGGCGAAGACCCCGAGCTGTGCCTGTGGGCCGGGATGGTGGCGCGGTCGCGGGATGATCACCCGCTGGCCAAGAAGCTGTTCCACACATGCATCGCCGCCTGCGACGCCACACTGTGGAACACCAGAGTGGCCGCCGAGCACAATCTGGGCGTCACGTATTTCGAAGAGGGCGACTACCAGCGGGCCGCGGAGCTCGAACGCGCGGCACTGGCCGCGGCGCGGTCCGTGAACAGCGGGTACGGCGTGCCGTTCGGTCTCGTCTCGCTCGGTGACGTCGAGTGGGCGATGGGAGATCTCGCCGCCGCGCGCGCGTGCTACCGCGAAGGCCTGACGCTGTTCGAGCAGTTGGGCCACAACGCCGGCATCTCGCACGCGCAGACCGGCCTTGGTCGGGTCGCGCTGCGGTGCGGCGACACCGCGGAAGCCGCCGAGAGGTACCGAGCCGGCCTTGCCGCCGGCGGCGATCCGGTTTTCGCCGTCGAGTGCCTGGAAACGCTCGCCGATCTCGTCGGTCCGGCGGAAGCGACGGACCTGCGTGCGCGGGCTGCCGTGCTGCGCGAGGACGACGAGACGCTCTGA
- a CDS encoding LysE family translocator, which yields MPTLSTILLFIAATMALLVFPGPAVLYIVTRSISQGRAAGLASVLGVHVGTIFFVLATSFGLSALLAASETAFQIVKYLGVAYLLYLGVQKLWLSRATAADDNLRPPAPASLRRIFTQGVVVNLLNPKTLIFFAAFLPQFVDPARGSVTLQLVFFGVGFILLGILSDGTYALAASAIAGRLRRTAKARRRLDRSSGLVYLLLAAFAATVRQT from the coding sequence ATGCCGACCCTGTCCACGATCCTGCTCTTCATCGCGGCGACCATGGCACTGTTGGTCTTCCCCGGCCCGGCGGTGCTCTACATCGTCACCCGCTCCATCTCCCAGGGCCGTGCCGCCGGCCTGGCCTCGGTGCTGGGCGTGCACGTCGGCACGATCTTCTTCGTGCTGGCCACGTCGTTCGGCCTCTCCGCCCTCCTCGCCGCCTCGGAGACGGCGTTCCAGATCGTGAAGTACCTCGGCGTGGCCTACCTGCTCTACCTGGGCGTCCAGAAGCTGTGGCTGTCCCGCGCCACCGCCGCCGACGACAACCTCCGGCCACCGGCGCCGGCCTCCCTGCGCCGGATCTTCACCCAGGGCGTCGTCGTCAACCTGCTCAACCCGAAGACCTTGATCTTCTTCGCCGCCTTCCTGCCGCAGTTCGTGGACCCGGCCCGAGGCTCGGTGACCCTGCAACTGGTGTTCTTCGGCGTCGGCTTCATCCTGCTGGGCATTCTCAGCGACGGCACGTACGCGCTGGCGGCCAGCGCGATCGCCGGCCGGCTGCGCCGCACGGCGAAGGCCCGCCGCCGGCTGGACCGGTCGAGCGGGCTGGTCTATCTGCTGCTGGCGGCGTTCGCGGCGACGGTACGCCAGACCTGA
- a CDS encoding MFS transporter: MVNGNRPGGLGGYSILWAGQILSVSAARMVNFGFGVWLFLQTHSAFDLSLMTGAAFVATMLCSPFAGAAIDRLPRRLTIAVGDAGTVVVLGTLLVLFHFHGVHVWELFLANTLIGVLVAFEVPAYSATISLMVAKEDLSRANAMRTIADSVQNVVAPTLGAIALQYLGIDVVVLIAVLAGAVAAGTVFLVRIPQPDRSDACATGWWSSAVLGFRYIAARPGLVGLQLTFFVVSMLSVMGWQVLTPMVLLRSGNSELAAGLVQTVGAFGGVVGGVVMLLRPPPVRPVRSVLLAVLAYYSLGRIVLGMGDGIFWWSASWFCSWVCMPFLRGNLDAIWQVKVDPAMQGRVFGARQVIDNLALPLALLIVGPLADDVLEPGMQPGGTLLAVFGSLVPGGPGGGMALVFFGTGVLGVVVGLSGFLVKVVRDVDTDLPDHDALPDLVTTPSHA, from the coding sequence GTGGTGAATGGGAACCGTCCCGGCGGCCTTGGCGGCTATTCCATCCTGTGGGCCGGGCAGATCTTGTCGGTCAGCGCGGCCCGGATGGTCAACTTCGGTTTCGGCGTCTGGCTGTTCCTCCAGACGCACAGCGCATTCGACCTGTCGCTGATGACCGGCGCCGCCTTCGTGGCCACCATGCTGTGCAGTCCCTTCGCCGGCGCCGCCATCGATCGCCTGCCCCGGCGGCTGACCATCGCCGTCGGCGATGCCGGCACCGTCGTCGTGCTCGGCACCCTGCTCGTGCTGTTCCACTTCCACGGCGTGCACGTGTGGGAGTTGTTCCTGGCCAACACCCTCATCGGCGTGCTGGTGGCCTTCGAGGTGCCGGCCTACTCGGCCACCATCTCGCTGATGGTGGCCAAGGAGGACCTGTCCCGGGCCAACGCCATGCGAACGATTGCCGACTCGGTGCAGAACGTCGTCGCCCCCACGCTCGGCGCGATCGCCTTGCAGTATCTGGGGATCGACGTGGTCGTGCTCATCGCCGTGCTCGCCGGCGCCGTCGCCGCCGGCACGGTGTTCCTCGTGCGCATCCCTCAACCCGACCGCTCCGACGCGTGCGCCACCGGCTGGTGGAGCAGCGCCGTCCTCGGCTTCCGCTACATCGCCGCCCGACCCGGTCTCGTCGGTCTCCAGCTGACGTTCTTCGTCGTCAGCATGCTGTCCGTGATGGGCTGGCAGGTCCTGACGCCGATGGTCCTGTTACGTAGCGGCAATTCGGAGCTGGCCGCCGGCCTGGTCCAGACCGTCGGCGCCTTCGGCGGCGTGGTCGGCGGTGTCGTCATGCTGTTACGCCCGCCACCGGTTCGTCCCGTCCGTTCCGTTCTGCTGGCCGTGCTGGCCTACTACTCGCTCGGCCGGATCGTGCTCGGCATGGGCGACGGCATCTTCTGGTGGTCAGCCAGCTGGTTCTGCTCCTGGGTCTGCATGCCGTTCCTGCGCGGCAATCTCGACGCCATCTGGCAGGTCAAGGTCGATCCGGCCATGCAGGGCCGCGTCTTCGGCGCCCGCCAGGTCATCGACAACCTCGCCCTGCCGCTGGCCCTGCTCATCGTTGGTCCGCTCGCCGACGACGTCCTCGAGCCCGGCATGCAACCCGGCGGCACCCTGCTCGCCGTCTTCGGCTCCCTCGTCCCCGGCGGTCCCGGCGGCGGCATGGCCCTCGTCTTCTTCGGCACCGGGGTGCTCGGCGTGGTCGTCGGCCTGTCCGGGTTCCTCGTGAAGGTCGTTCGTGACGTCGACACCGACCTGCCCGACCACGACGCCCTGCCCGATCTCGTCACCACCCCCAGCCACGCCTGA
- the mobA gene encoding molybdenum cofactor guanylyltransferase produces the protein MTDFAAVLLAGGGGRRMGGVHKPALVVAGSTLLDRCLQAVADASPVVVVGPSTETARPVRWTREDPPGGGPVAGLAAGLKLVDAPLVAVLATDLVGVTAKTVQRLRAAVTNDGAVLDDGHRQWLIGVWRTEALRRVLPEDPAGASLRSVLGALDYAPVAAEPGETVDVDTPADLARAASQHPHR, from the coding sequence GTGACGGATTTCGCGGCCGTACTGCTGGCCGGCGGCGGTGGCCGCCGGATGGGCGGGGTGCACAAGCCGGCGCTGGTGGTGGCCGGCAGCACCCTGCTCGACCGCTGCCTCCAGGCAGTCGCGGACGCCTCGCCCGTGGTCGTCGTGGGGCCATCCACGGAGACCGCGCGGCCCGTGCGGTGGACGCGTGAGGACCCGCCCGGCGGCGGTCCCGTCGCCGGGCTGGCGGCGGGCCTGAAGCTGGTGGACGCACCGCTGGTGGCCGTGCTGGCCACGGACCTCGTGGGCGTCACGGCGAAGACGGTGCAGCGACTGCGAGCAGCCGTCACCAACGACGGCGCGGTGCTGGACGACGGCCACCGGCAGTGGCTCATCGGCGTGTGGCGGACCGAAGCCCTGCGTAGAGTGCTGCCGGAGGACCCGGCGGGCGCGTCGCTGCGCTCCGTGCTGGGGGCGTTGGACTACGCCCCGGTGGCGGCCGAGCCGGGGGAGACAGTCGACGTGGACACGCCCGCCGACCTGGCCCGGGCTGCTTCACAGCACCCACACCGGTGA
- a CDS encoding DUF998 domain-containing protein: MMTSAEKRAAVGGFLWIVAMVQYFVAQFAVAAHWRVPYSWRDNPISDLGNTACGDFMGNYVCSPLYGVMNASFIIAGLLTITGVGLLRSIWPDTAVATVGLLLLILAGAGKVLVGAVPENEDVGLHMIGVLNLPVAGVAILLLSLATRHTRLGMFGLVCAFFSLLGTAMTLFAPQLLGVGGAERLAGYPGYIWVFIVGGAALLPKRRSAEVVPEMA; this comes from the coding sequence ATGATGACGAGTGCCGAGAAGCGCGCCGCGGTCGGTGGATTCCTGTGGATCGTCGCGATGGTGCAGTACTTCGTCGCGCAGTTCGCGGTGGCGGCGCACTGGCGGGTCCCGTACAGCTGGCGGGACAACCCGATCAGCGACCTGGGCAACACGGCCTGCGGCGACTTCATGGGGAACTACGTGTGCTCTCCGCTGTACGGGGTGATGAACGCGTCGTTCATCATCGCCGGCCTGCTGACGATCACCGGCGTCGGCCTGCTGCGCTCGATCTGGCCGGACACGGCCGTGGCGACGGTGGGCCTGCTGCTGCTGATCCTGGCCGGTGCGGGCAAGGTGCTGGTCGGGGCGGTCCCGGAGAACGAGGACGTGGGCCTGCACATGATCGGCGTGCTCAACCTGCCGGTGGCCGGCGTGGCGATCCTGCTGCTGTCGCTGGCGACCCGGCACACGAGGCTGGGCATGTTCGGCCTCGTGTGCGCGTTCTTCAGCCTGCTGGGCACGGCGATGACCTTGTTCGCGCCGCAGCTGCTTGGCGTGGGCGGCGCCGAGCGACTGGCCGGATATCCCGGCTACATCTGGGTTTTCATCGTCGGCGGCGCCGCCCTGCTGCCCAAGCGCCGGTCAGCCGAGGTGGTCCCGGAGATGGCGTAG
- a CDS encoding DUF58 domain-containing protein produces MSEPRPRWAPPVLREEKLESALRTLELDVRRRLDGLLQGNHLGLVPGPGTEPGEARPYQPGDDVRRMDWAVTARTTLPHIRETVADRELETWLAVDLSASLDFGTAACEKRDLAVAAVAAFTHLTGGGGNRIGAVLSTGQETVRLPARGGLAHARGLVRRVATTPRAPEGVRGDLVALLEQLRRPPRRRGLAVVISDFLGDLSWQRPLRGLSARHDLVAVEIVDPRDIDLPEVGLVTLVDPESGRQREVNASPLLRRQFAAAADEHRAQVAAGLRQANCAHLVLRTDSDWIADMVRFVVARKRRWSGE; encoded by the coding sequence GTGAGCGAACCTCGTCCCCGTTGGGCTCCTCCCGTGCTGCGGGAGGAGAAGCTGGAGTCGGCGCTGCGCACGCTCGAGTTGGACGTGCGACGCCGCTTGGACGGCCTGCTTCAGGGCAACCACCTGGGCCTGGTGCCCGGGCCCGGCACGGAGCCGGGGGAGGCGCGGCCGTACCAGCCGGGCGACGACGTGCGCCGCATGGACTGGGCCGTCACCGCGCGGACCACGCTGCCGCACATCCGTGAGACGGTCGCCGACCGTGAGCTGGAGACGTGGCTGGCGGTCGACCTGTCGGCGTCGTTGGACTTCGGCACCGCGGCGTGCGAGAAGCGCGACCTGGCCGTTGCCGCCGTGGCCGCTTTCACGCATCTGACCGGCGGCGGTGGCAACCGCATCGGCGCCGTGCTGTCCACGGGGCAGGAGACGGTGCGACTGCCGGCCCGTGGCGGCCTCGCGCATGCCCGCGGCCTCGTACGCCGCGTCGCGACGACGCCCCGCGCGCCGGAGGGCGTGCGTGGTGACCTGGTGGCGCTGTTGGAGCAGCTGCGCCGGCCGCCGCGCCGCCGTGGCCTGGCCGTGGTGATCTCCGACTTCCTCGGTGACCTCTCGTGGCAGCGGCCGCTGCGCGGGCTGTCGGCCCGGCATGACCTGGTCGCCGTGGAGATCGTTGATCCGCGTGACATCGACCTGCCCGAGGTCGGCCTGGTGACCCTGGTCGACCCGGAGAGCGGTCGGCAGCGCGAGGTGAACGCGTCGCCGCTGCTGCGCCGGCAGTTCGCCGCCGCGGCCGACGAGCACCGCGCGCAGGTCGCTGCCGGGCTGCGGCAGGCCAACTGCGCGCACCTGGTGCTGCGCACGGATTCCGACTGGATCGCCGACATGGTCCGGTTCGTGGTGGCCCGCAAGCGGCGGTGGTCCGGGGAGTAG
- a CDS encoding helix-turn-helix domain-containing protein, which produces MDLAGLLRACRLRAGLTQEELAELAGLSTDAIGLLERGERRRPQRHTVDRLTSALDLTGAALDEFRRAARGMRVVAPPAPTTPLLGRERELAEIEELLAEVRLVTLTGPGGVGKTRLAIAVAARFGAAFLPLAELSDPAQLASELDRARRGRPP; this is translated from the coding sequence ATGGACCTGGCCGGGTTGCTGCGGGCCTGCCGGCTCCGCGCCGGACTCACCCAGGAGGAACTGGCGGAACTCGCCGGCCTCAGCACGGATGCGATCGGCCTGCTGGAACGCGGCGAGCGTCGTCGACCGCAGCGACACACTGTCGACCGACTCACCTCCGCGCTCGACCTCACCGGTGCCGCTCTCGACGAATTCCGCCGGGCCGCACGTGGCATGCGCGTCGTCGCGCCGCCGGCGCCGACAACGCCGCTGCTCGGCCGGGAACGTGAGCTGGCAGAGATCGAGGAACTACTGGCCGAGGTCCGCCTGGTGACACTGACCGGACCGGGTGGGGTCGGCAAGACACGGCTCGCCATCGCCGTGGCGGCGCGGTTCGGGGCCGCGTTCCTCCCGCTCGCCGAGCTGTCCGATCCGGCTCAGCTGGCGTCCGAACTGGACCGAGCCCGGCGCGGCCGGCCGCCCTGA